In the Pan paniscus chromosome 19, NHGRI_mPanPan1-v2.0_pri, whole genome shotgun sequence genome, ttttccaaaaagcaCTTATTTATGTGCGAGACACTGAGctgtttgttttacatatatcATATTACTAGGATATTgatttggcttaaaaaaaaacaggtggaattaacagtggcttaaacaagatggaaatttatttctcttgcatGAAATGTGAGTGGCACCTGGGGAGTTGGCAGTTGTGCTCCATGAGGGCATCCAAGAGCCCAGGCTCCTCGTTTGTGGCTTCCCCATGCCCTCATCTATGTCATTTACAGGACTGAAGACAGCCCACCATGGCCTCATCTGTGTTCCGGCCAGTGgcaaggaggggaaggggaaggtaaGCACTCTGGTTACTATGTTGTATAATAAGTTACCCTAAAACTTGGCAGCTTCAAGCAACCATTGTACATCACTCAGGATTTTGTGGGTCAGGATCAGGAAGTGCTCCCCCTGGCAGTTCTTGCTTTGAGTCTCACATGCGGATACTATCAGAGGTTGGCAGGGTTGCGGTTAAGGATCCACTGGGCTGATGCCTGAGAAGGCTCATTCGCATGCTAGTGCTGGCTGTTGAGTTCAGCCGGGGCTGTTGACCATTGTACCTACATGTGGCCTCTCCAGCCTGATATTCTTGGGGAAGTTGGACTTAAATGGTAACTGGTCTCCTGCTTGGAGTATTTAAAGAGAATCAGATGAAGATGGCATTGCtggttagtttgctagggctgccataacaaagaatcacagactgggtggtttaaacaacggTTCCTGTGGCTAGCAGTCTGAAATGAAGGAGTTGGCAGGTTGATTCCTTctgatctgttccaggcctctctccttgccttGAAGATGGGTGTCTGAGCTGTGcctcttcacatcatcttccctctttGCATGGCTGTTTCTGTGTCTGAATTTCCCCTTTTCAAAGGAGAACAGTCCTATAGGATTAGGGGTTCACACACTGTAGTATgacctcatcatttttttttttttttgagatggagtctcgctctgtcgcccaggctggagtgcagtggcatgatctaggctcatgacaacctccgcctcgcgggttcaagcgattctcctgcctcaggctctggagtagctgagactacgggcacgcgccaccacacccggctaatttttgtatttttagtacagatggggtttcactatgttggccaggttgatctcaaactcctgaccttgtgatccgcccgccttggcctcccaaagtgctgggatttcaggcgtgagccaccgcgcctggcaacctcattttaactaattacatctgcaaagaccccatttctaaataaggtcacattctgaagtactgggagttaggacttatGAATTAgaacatatgaatttcagggggGGCACAATTTAACTCATGACAATCATTTTTGTGACCCAGCCTCAGGAGATAAGGCATCATATCCCATATTCTGTTGGTCAAAGCAGTCACAAGTGCATTCACATTCAAGAAGAGGGGACACAGACCCCACTGTAGAATTACACGAGataggagatttttttttgtcatctttgaaaaatataatctgCCATAGGCAGGCACATCCATTCCTAAAAACAGAATGGCAAAAATCACTTTAACTCTCAGCCCATTGGCTAAAGCCTGGTCTCATGGCCCCACTTAGCTGCAAAGACAACCTATGAGATGTGTTTAGCTGAGTGGCTGTGTGCTCATCTTAagctctttgtttttaaaatttttttaaatttataaatggatttttttttttttttgagacagagttttgctcttgttgcccaggctggagtgtaatggcacaatctcggcttactgcaacctccccctcctgggttcaagtgattctcctgcctcagcctcccgaggaggctggattacaggcgcacaccaccacggcccagctaattttgtatttttagtagagacaggatttcaccgtgttgggcaggctggtcttgaactcctgacctcaggtgatccacccgcttcggcctcccaaagtgctggaattggaggtgtgagccaccgctcccagccagattatctttttattatataaCAAACCGACATATGTACCATCTCAAAGTCTTTGATGATGAAAGGAGAATGTGGATATTTGGGCACCTAACGTTATCTGCTAGGAACGTGATGTCCTTTGAATATCATCTAGAAATCATCTGGGCCTATCTCTTCATTGAAGCAATGAGAATCCCAAGGCGGACAGGGAGAGAGGCTTGCAGGAGGCCATAGAGTGAGGGGCAGAGGTAAGATATCTCACCCTGAAGCAGTTCTGTTTCTACTAAACGTGAAATCTAAACTCTCTGCCAGAAACTCAGGCTTTTCATAACACCCCTTCCTCCTTTGGTGGCATTTCCCGCAGTTTCTCAGTGTGCGCCCCTAAAGTGCTCAGTCCCACTGCCACAGAGCCCTGCTTCTGTGAAACAGCATTTCCCCTGCCCTCAGCCTTCAGTGCCACTTCAGGCCTCATTTCCTCCAGGAATCTTCCTGCCCTGCCCTCTCTGTTTACCTCCCcaacactgcttttttttttttttttgacacggagtcttgctcttgtcacccaggctggagtgcaatggtgccatctcggctcactgcaacatctgcctcccaggttcaagcaattctcctgcctcagtctcccaagtagctgggattacaggcacctaccaccatgcctggctaattttttgtattttcagtacagatggggtttcatcacgttggccaggctgttctcaaactgtATTATGTAGCTTGGTTTAGTTTCTATTTCAGCAAGAAAGAAGCCTTCCTCTTTGAGAAAAATTTGGAGCGGCAATGATAGGATTTGCTGTTGCAGACACTggagacaggaagggagaaaTACTGAACTCTCCCTGCGTGTCTTCAGGAGGCCCTGGAGGCAGATGGAGTTCCCAGGGCAGAGAGAAGTGGAGGCAGAGCCCAGGCTCCAAATTAGTGGAGTGAGCCCCCACTGGGTCCTGAGTTGGCTCAGAGTGGGTGAGACAAGGGGCCCaaggtatgtgtgtgcatgtcacAGCTATCCCCAGCCCAAGGGTCTCTCCAGGGCATAGGTCCTGGCATCTGGGGGCAGCTACCTCCCAATCTATCCCTTCCTCTGCTGCTGCCATTTAATTTTGGAATAAGACATTGGCCTAAGAGCTGGGCCAGGCTCTGGCCAGTGGCAGGTTGGGACTGGGGggtctgcaaacagggatgaAGCCAGGCGGGAACCATGTGGACCTGGGTTTAGTCTTGACCCTTCCTGACTCCCATGTAACCTTAGACAGCCTCAGCTACCTCActgggccttggttttctcatctgataAGGGTGAAGAGTAATTCCTGCCTCCCTCACAAAGTAGCAAAGAGGCATTTGTAAGATGATCTGTGAGTAAGGTTCTGAAGCGCAGGGCTAGGTGAGGGACGGCTGCCAGCTTGCTGCAGGACCACAGCCAGTTTCTTCCCCTTTCTGAACTTTCGTGTCCTCACTTTCAAAAAAAAGCCATCCTGGCCAGGTGCAacggctcacagctataatcccagcactttaggaggctgaggtgtgtagATGCTTGAGCCCATCTctccaagaaattaaaaaaaaaaaaaatagcaggccatggtggcacacacttttggtcccagctacttgggaagctgagatgggaggatcccttgagcccatgaGACATCGCTGtagtgagcaatgatcatgccactgcactccagcctgggtgacagagtgagagcccgtcttaaaaaaaaaaaaaaaaaaaaaaaagcaagccattCCCCGGCTCCTCACGCAGCTTTGACCTCTTTGTAGAACCCTTGCTTCTTCATCACCTCCCGCTGCCCCCATGAGGCCCAGAACAGATGTGCAATGAATGACCACTCACTGGTTGATTAACTGAAGGCAGCAGGGATTGTGGTTAGACAGCCAGGAtgcgggggtggggcgggggagtGTGTGTGATGGAGGACTCGGTGCAGGCCAAGCTGCTGCCCTGGGGTCACGTATGTGGGGGCCACCATTCCCTTTGCTCCTTTATCTGCCTTCATTCACTCTGTGACCTCAGGTGTTCCTGGGGTGTTCCTCTCCTAGTCTCATAGCACTTACTCCATCCCCATCACTGCCAGTGGCCATCCACCTTGTGCCAGAGGGCGTGGTGTTGGGCAGGGGAAGAGGTACCACTATCATCTTCATTTAGTGGGTCTGCAGGCCAGGAACTGGTGCTTTCTTTAAGCAGGGCTCTGTGGCAAGCACTGTGGGAATGTTACTGAAAACAGGTCCTGACccagaccccaaaagagggttcttggggctcatgcaagaaagaattcagggtgattCCGCAGAGTAGagtgaaagtaagtttattagATAAGTAAGGAAacaagggccaggtgcggtagctcatgcctgtaatctcagcattttgggaggccaaggcaggaggattgtttgagcttgggcaaaaaagtgagcctccatctctacaaaatcaatcaataaataaaagcctatggctactccataggcagagcagcccccagGGCTGCcgtttggctatttttatggttatgtcTTGACCATATACTaataaacaaggggtggattattcatgagttttccagaaaAGGGGTGGGgatttcccagaactgagggttccgcCTCCTTTTAGACCATGGAGGGTAACTTCCAGATGTTgccgtggcatttgtaaactgtctgaTGCTGGTGGGAGCAtctcttagcatgctaatgcattataattagtgtataatgatcAGCGAGGCCAGGcctctcatgcctataatcccagcactttgggaggccgatgggggcagatcatttgaggtcaggagtttgagaccagccttgccaacatggtgaaaccccatctctgctgaaaaagaaaaaaagaaaaatcagtgagGGCAATCAGCGGTCATGCTCATCACCCTCTTGGTTTTTGCGTGTTCTTACCAGCTTCTTTATCTCATTCTATCAGCAGGGtcttgtgacctgtatcttgtacCGGTCTCCTATCTTGTCCTGTGACTAAAAAtgtctaacctcctgggaatgcagcccagcaggttgcagcctcattttacccagcccttgttcaagatggagtcgctctggttcaaacgcctctgacaggAACACATCAAGATGCGTGAGAACCATTGCTGTGTTCTAGACATAGTGATGTAGTTAGGCTTTgcgtccccaccaaatctcatcttgaattgtaatccccgtaGTCCTCATGcgaagggagagaccaggtggaggtcattgaatcatgggggcagttttccccatgctgttctcgtgatagtgagtgagtcatcacgagagctgatgattttataagttgCTCTTCTCCCCTTTgatcagcacttctccttcctgccgccttgtgagaaaggtgccttgcttcccctacgccttccaccatgattttaagtttcctgaggcctccccagccatgctgaactgtgagtcaattaaacctctttcctttataaatgacccaatttcaggtagttctttttgttttttgtgtgttttttgagatggtgtctcactctgttacagcccaggctggagtgtagcggcacgatctcggttcactgcaacctctgcctccccggttcaagtgattctcctgcctcagcctcccaagtagctgggattacaggcatgcgccaccacgcccggctaatttttgtatttttagtagtgatgggttttcaccatgttggccaggctggtcttgaactcctgacctcaggtgatccgcctgcctcagcctcccaaagtgctgggattacaggtgtgagccactgcgcctggcctcggGCAGTTCTTTTCAAAGCAGTATGAGAAGGAACTAATACACATGGCCATGCAGTGTAGAAAGCACATCTACTACCACTTCCTCCTGGATTGTCACCACATCCCTGAGAGGACCCAGAAGAGGAATCTGTTGTttgcaaaggagaaaaatgaaagctaCAGTTTGGTTGACATTTGTGGAGTGCCTGTTATTTCTTAGGCACTTAGGTTTACCTCTGCAACAGGATAGAACTATAAGTGGCCCTGGCATCTGAGTCAATCCCTAGATCCATTGTCTGTTGGGTGGGGCTGGGTCCCCACATGAGTAGCAGCCAGAACAGGTCCCTCCAAGGCCATGGTCCTGTGGGAGCTCAGATCCTTTTAACTAGGGTTGGAGCCTGGCGCCCTCTGGCGGCGAGCTGCAACCTCTACCCGCCAAACCCAAGGCCAGGCTGAGACCAGCCACCAATTCACACCCTTGTTTTGCAAGTGGAAAACCTCAGTCCAGAGAAAGGCCCGGGCTTGCTGAGACAGAATGACTTTCATATTTACTTTGTGGAATGTAAGTTGTCTGGTGAAGCATTATTGCTCTTCTTGTTAACCAAAATCAAAATTGAGAGGGTCAAGGCAGAACACTGATGTTTGCTGAGCCTTCCTTTATTCTCCCTATCTTCAGATGGGTGTGATGAGCCTATTTTACTGAGAGGAaaagtgaagctcagagaggctaaataaattactttcccaggctcacagagCCAGccaatggcagagccaggatttggacccaggtctgtctgactctaaGCCCACCCTGCCAGATCCCTGGAGTTTCACCTCCAGTCCCCTCTTCCCCAACAGTCCCCCCCATCTCCCAACTTCTTGGTATACTGATCTGGGAGAGCAGAACGTCAGCAGTCATAAGTCCTTAGCTCCGTACTTGGTGTCACCATGTCATTCAGACACAGCCAGTTACCACTCCTTGGCCTAAGCAGGGGAGGGAGACTGGGGGTTGGGAAGAGACGCTGGGCAGGGGAGACTCAGGGGCTTCTGGTGGGGATGGATTAGTGGGGTTGAGAATCTAAGCCAGAATTCAGAACCTTGGTAGCTATGAGATCTTGAGCAAGCGTCTttacctctgtgagcctcaggtTTCTCAGCCAAAAAGTGGGAAATTATAACAATACTTTGACGGCCccacttaggaaaaaaaaacagtccagGTTTGGAGTTAAATTTTGGGGTTAGATTTTGTTTCAAACCCTGGATCGCCCACTGACTGGCTGTGTGGTTTGGGGCCAGTGATTTGACATCTCTGAGCAGATTTCAGATCctgaatctgtaaaatgggttgttGTGGGGATTTAGTGAGGTGACTGAGCTGGCAGCACTTTGGAAAATGTGAGGCTTTACAAATGAAGCTGGTTTTTAGCACTTCCCTGGAATGGGGGCTCTGAGATGGGGAGGGAAATGGATACTGGAAACCGGCACCCCCTCAACATTTCCCCTGAACCCAGGCACATGAGTTCTCATTCTGCATCCTATGCACCCACCAAATGGGTTTCTCCAAGCCTGGCACCCCACTCCCTTCCACCTTGCCTGAGGACCTGAGGccccttccctcttcccacctTGTTCTAGTTGCAAGCTGCTGAGGATGGCCTGAGTTTCCATTCTTCAGCCTGGAGGCTCTGGCTGTGGCCTCAATCTTCcagctgcagcctcaatcttctgccCCAAGAGAATCCGTTGGATGATTTGGGTTGatctttgggaggcaggagagctAGTTCCAAGGCCTGTGACCAAAACCTTTCAGTCACTCTCAAGTCCCAGAACCCCATCTTTCTTGAACCAAGCCTGCTCTGGTGCCCAAAGGGAAGGGGTGTCAGTGATGGGGGCCCACAGGAGACTTTTGCTGTGGTCCAGTTTTATCTGTTATGCTGCTGGTCTGGCACCCACAGAACTGCCCTGTCCCCCTCCTGTCTCTGGCCTCAGTACTGGCGTTGCCAGTATCAGGAGACAGTGAGAGGAGGGGTGAGGGCTTCGGAGCGAGAGAGGCTGACAGGAGGCGGGGACTCTGGGGGGCTGAGGACTATAAAGCGGCCCAGCTGAGGGCAGGGGCCCATCCGGCCTGAGGCAGGTGCTCGCTTGGTCTAGTGCCCATTTACTCTGGACTCTGGGTAAGTGGGCTCAGCCTGCCTGGGGCTCTGGGGGCCTCCCCCAGGCTGGGGCCTAGGATGGAGAGGAGGTGGTGCTTTGCAGGGCCAGGGGCCTTGGGAGGCCTAAGGTCCTGCTTGGGTCTTGCTTTCTGCATCTGGACAGACCTGTCATGCTAGAAGAGCCGTCTGCTGactgcacgtgtgtgtgcacactcgTGTGCATGGCTATGAACTGGAATGTGTGACTGTGACCTTGTGAGTGACTGGGGTCCCTGTGTGAGTGCCTTTGCTGGTCTGTGCAGGACGACATGGACAATAGCGTCTTCTCCAGGACCCATATCTGTGTCTCTGTCGCAGGGTGGAGGGCCAGACCCACAAGGCCATGGATTTCTGTCCTTGGCTTCCCGAGTTCATTCTGTGTCCCCCACCCTGTGGGTTACCTGGCATGCCCTTATTCCCACTAGCTGCTGCCTCCTGGGAGCCATGAGGCCCTGGATGTCATGAGTCCCGTGTCTCCAGGACTCACATCCCCATTTTCTCTGCTATACTTTTCTAACTTGCGAGGCCCTGGCTTGCTGGGCTGCTCACAGGACAGGCTGTACGTGCCTTCAGAGCAGTGTCTAGGAGGTGGAGTGGTCAGCTTAGAGTGGCCCTTTGCTCTGCCCCCTTGTCCCCAGGCTTGGAGAAATGGATGATGGGCTAAGGGGCTGGATAGTTGGGCCCTGCTTCCTGGGCACGGGAAAATCTGCAGCCCGGGCTCTCCACCTCCCCTCTGCTTGCTCCTCAGATGGCTGCCGCACgcctctgcctctccctgctGCTCCTGTCCACCTGTGTGGCTCTGTTACTACAGCCACTGCTGGGTGCCCAGGGAGCCCCGCTGGAGCCAGTGTACCCAGGGGACAATGCCACACCAGAGCAGATGGCCCAGTATGCAGCTGATCTCCGTAGATACATCAACATGCTGACCAGGCCTAGGTGTGTGCCACAGTTGGGGAGAGAGATCCCAGCCCCTGGGACCCTGGGCCcactccacattcctggccaCACCCtatccccagccccagccccagccccttccAGGCCTGCTCTTGGGAAAACAGGGCATCTGTGCTGAACAGGCCTAGACCAATGTGCCCTGGGCAAGATGGTGCCTACAGGCAGATATGAAACAGGTGGGCTGGCACCTGGGCACAGTGCTTGCCCCTGCTGCCTCTTCCCTCCCAGGTATGGGAAAAGACACAAAGAGGATACGCTGGCCTTCTCGGAGTGGGGGTCCCCACATGCTGCTGTCCCCAGGTGAGTTTGACTCCCTGCCCTGTCTGTCCAGCTCCCTGGGGCTGAAATGGGGGTGGTGGGACTGAATCAGGGCTTGGAAAGGTGTAGTGGGGGGTGGAAGAGGGAGAACAGGAGCCCAGGGCCAGCCTGAGGCCTCCTGAGGGCACGAGGCCTACCCCCTACACTGCCATGTTCTGCCCTGTCCTCACAGGGAGCTCAGCCCGCTGGACTTGTAATGCCACCTTCTGTCTCCTACGACTCCATGAGCAGCGCCAGCCCAGCTCTCCCCTCCGCACCCTTGGCTCTGGCCAAAGCTTGCTCCCTGCTCCCACACAGGCTCAATAAAGCAAGTCAAAGCCACAGCCTGTCCTGTGTCTCTGTGGACCCCTGGTGGGAGCAGCAGGAAGTGCCAAATGCAtgggagagaaaggggagggcagggcagggcagaggaAAAGGGGATCATCCAGAACGTTGGCGGGGGTCATCAGAGTCACTCAACTCATCCTCTCCCCTTCGCAGAGGGAAAAGTGGTGGCCAGAGGAAGGCAGGGACTCCTCTGAGCAGATGGTCCTTCATGGTCCTTCAGCAAGTCTGTGAAGTGGCAGTCTTGAATCTTCCCAGTTCAGCACCCATAGACCTTCCCGACACAGCCTGATGACAACCTTTCCCCAAGTGCACCCCTCACCAGTGCCTTACTGCAGCCTAGGCAGCAGAAGCACCAAAATTTATACGAAAGCATCCTTggcatgggggcaggggcacagcCCAGCCTGGAAGAACGATTCTGGTGCTATGGCAGTCATGGCTGCATCCAGGGGCCTGAGCTGCCGTCCAGAAATTTGGAGAGAATGGGCTGCCCTGAGAGGTAGTGAAGTCCTGGGCACAGGAGGTATTCAAGCTGCTGTGGAAGGGGAGGAGGCTAGATTAGCTGAGAGTTCCAGCCACCATgagttgaatctgtagattgtacACTGCAGCCCTGGGAGGACAAGGACCTGGATCCTGCCCCAGGGAGGACTTCCCAGATTCCCAGAGAACCCATCTTTTCCTGGCCCTTCTCAGGCACCCTGAATAGGTGGGGACAGtgcgcgtgtgcatgtgtgtgtacgcGCATGTGTAAAGGGGAGAAGTGAGGGAACTAGAATGTTTCTGGTTCCTAGAAAggcttctcctgcctcccccacATGCTTGGTCTCAAGGGATGGGGTTATGGGTTTGGAGGATGAGGGGTCCACTTTCCTGGGCTCAGCACCTTGCACAGAAATGGAAATGACACACAATTGTGTTTCCCCTCAAGTCCTACTCCATCTGGTGTGTGCAAATGACCTGGAAGTAGAAACAGGTCCTAAAGGGCAAAGAGCTTCTAGAGGATGCAGCTGCTTGGCTCagattgattttttgtttgtttttggagacaggatcttgctctgtcacccaggctggagtacagtggcatgatcacagctcaccatagctttgacctcctgggctcaagcgatcctcctgcctcagcctcccaaacagctggaactacaggcacatgccaccacacccagcaaatttttttattttttagagacagggtcttgctatgttgcccagcgtggtcttaaactcctgggctccagcgatctgctcacctcggcctcccaaaatgctgggattacaggtgtgagccactgtgcccagcctcaggttGATTCTTAAATCCAAAGACGTCTGGATAGAGAGATGCTTTCGCAAAAGAACGGTTTGAGTCTGGGAGAGGGAGCCTGAAGTCCCAGCATTTTCTCTGGCAGCTTAAGGGGATGTGCGGTGAATGGGGAGAGGAGTCTGGGCTGTTTGGTAGAAACTTGAGCCAGGTGGGAGTTGGGGTGTGTCTAGCTGAAGCCCCTTCTTTGAGGTTTCTTCTCTCACCTCTGCTCTCCCTCTGGGTTAGAGCCCCCCACACTGGTGCTGTCTGTGCAGGACTACAGGGGCAATAAGTGTCTTCTCCAGGACCCGTATCTGTGTCTCTACCATGGGGTGGAGGGCCAGACCCACAAGGCCATGTGTGGGTGGCGtgggggaaggtggatgggttgccaggggaggcaggggaggaCCCCCAACAGCTGAGGTCTTTTTCTCTCACAGCAGAAACTCCAGGGTCCCACTTCCCGTTCCATGGACTGGTCCCTCCCTGCCCGCAGGCCCACAGAAGTCACTGAAGCAACAAAAATTTGTCTTTATTGTTTTCACTGAGGGGATGAGGAGGGGTCGAGGCCCCTCTCAATACAAAGGGGTTGGTGGGCAGAGAGGCGTCTGGAGGCCAAGGCCCAGCCTGGAGAAAGAAGCCCCCCCCCCACAGGGGTGCTGTGTCTCCCCGCATGCCCGCCCCCAGGAACTTCCTCTCGCTACCACCCAAGCTGCCCCCAGCCCCGAGGCCCCTGGCTCGGTGCCCAGCATCCAGGCTGTCCTACCTGGGGCCCCGGGAGGAGGTCGGTGGTCGGGGTTCCGAGGTGTTCAGCCACTGGGGGTTCGTGGTGGTCCATGGTGGGGGTTTCGTGGCTTTCGATGGGGAGGTGTCCGTGGCGTTCGCAGTTTTCTTGTGGTTTTTAGATTTCTTCGGGCTGGGAACAAGTCTTTGCAGTCATGAGGCCGCTCCCAGAGCCCAGCTTAGGCCGCGATGTGCGTGGGGGTGCCTGGTGGCGTCCGTGTCCCCCCCCTGCGCCCCCCCCCcgctttcctccctccctccctcccttcctcacacTCTCCGCCGGCCCACCTGCTGTTGAAGAGCTTCCCCAAGTACTTCTTGATGGAGCCTAAGTTCAGCCAACTGGCGGCCCTGGGCTGCGGCACTTGCAGCTCCTCGCCGAGGGCGCCCTCGGGCTGCATCAGCAGCGACACGAGGCCCGCTATGGCCAGAGCGAATTCGCAGCGCAGAGCAGGCATCTGGAGGGGGCGGGGCAGACAGAGCCGCGGGAGGTAACGTGATGCCGGGGCTGTGGTCAGCGCGGGACCCGGACCGGAGTTTGCAGGTGTTCCGCGCGGTgggcaggctggggtgcaggggcgCTCAGACCGAAGGTCGTGTCTATTTCTGGGACACACACCAGAGCACGGACGCCTTAAGGGACATCCTGGTGCTCGGAGGAATGGTACACACCTGGACATGCCCGGTGATGCAGGCAGAGCAtcgaggcgcggtggctcacgcctgtaatcccagcactttgggaagccgaggcgggcggataacctgaggtcaggcgttcaagatcagcctggccaacatggcgaaaccccgtctctactaaaaatacaaaaattagccgggcgtggtggtgggcgcctgtaatcccagctactctgggggctgaggcaggataattgctggaacccgggaggtggaggttttagtgagccgagattgcgccactgtactccaccctgcccaacagagccagacttcgtctcaaaaaaagaaaaaaaaaagaaaaagaaaaagaaaaaaaaaacgaacgAGGAGACACACCCTAAGGTGGACGCATGAGGACGGCATAAAGCCATTGGTCAGCTCCCTAACCTCACTGCCCTCTCTCTCGCAAACTCCTTGCTTATCCCCCTCCTTTCTCCCTGCTGTTCCCGCAAAATGACGGTCACTCTGTTCTCTGCCTGGAAGACTCTTCCTCCAGACATCCTCATGGCCAGCTCTGTCTCCCCTTGTAAGCATTAGCTCAAAATCCACCTTTTGAATGGATCCTACCCTGACACCCCTATTTATAATTGcaacctggccgggcgcggtggctcacgcctgtaatcccagcactttgggaggccgaggtgggaggactgcttgagcccatgagttcaagactagcttgggcaaaaGACAGAGAGCCCCGTCTCTacgatttaaataaataaataaataaaataatattgcaaCCAAACCCCTCATCTTGCTCTTTTTCTTGCTCTATTTTtgccctattttttcttttctttctttttattttattttattgttttaaggcaAGGCCTTCTTTTGccttccaggctggaatgtagtgtcgggatcatagctcactacagcctcaaactcctgggctcaggccatccttttgcttcagcctcccaagtagctaggtctacaggtGCATAcaatcatgcccagctaaattttaattttttgtagagatggagtcttgctatgtagcccaggct is a window encoding:
- the PPY gene encoding pancreatic polypeptide prohormone isoform X1, producing MCDCDLMAAARLCLSLLLLSTCVALLLQPLLGAQGAPLEPVYPGDNATPEQMAQYAADLRRYINMLTRPRYGKRHKEDTLAFSEWGSPHAAVPRELSPLDL
- the PPY gene encoding pancreatic polypeptide prohormone isoform X2, coding for MAAARLCLSLLLLSTCVALLLQPLLGAQGAPLEPVYPGDNATPEQMAQYAADLRRYINMLTRPRYGKRHKEDTLAFSEWGSPHAAVPRELSPLDL
- the LOC130540942 gene encoding uncharacterized protein LOC130540942 produces the protein MSRCVPFLRAPGCPLRRPCSGVCPRNRHDLRSERPCTPACPPRGTPANSGPGPALTTAPASRYLPRLCLPRPLQMPALRCEFALAIAGLVSLLMQPEGALGEELQVPQPRAASWLNLGSIKKYLGKLFNSSPKKSKNHKKTANATDTSPSKATKPPPWTTTNPQWLNTSEPRPPTSSRGPR